In a single window of the Raphanus sativus cultivar WK10039 chromosome 9, ASM80110v3, whole genome shotgun sequence genome:
- the LOC108824989 gene encoding F-box protein SKIP19-like — protein MASSSLTPVMKEDGVCRNWAELPSDLTSLILRKLDPIDILENAQKVCTSWYRICKDPAMWRKIDIFNFVDKGYNLEILCRHAVDRSQGGLVEVDISCFGTDSLLNYIADSSSNLRRLELTLISPMTIEGLTEAVGKLPLLEELEVFEATMWGDYLKVVGQSCPKLKILKLNCFRSGLWPPLHVSDDDALAIAETMHGLLDLHLFGNSLTDAGLKAILDNCPDLEHLDLGRCFNVHFSGDLEKRCSERIKVLIRPNDGVIDIDLSIFEDKDPDMLDIDYYQDQSVDTA, from the exons ATGGCCTCTTCCTCTTTGACTCCGGTGATGAAAGAAGATGGAGTGTGTAGAAACTGGGCGGAGCTTCCGTCTGACTTAACGTCATTGATACTGCGCAAGCTTGACCCGATTGACATATTGGAGAACGCTCAGAAAGTGTGTACTTCATGGTATCGCATCTGTAAAGACCCTGCCATGTGGCGGAAGATAGACATTTTTAACTTTGTAGATAAGGGGTACAACCTTGAGATCCTGTGCCGTCATGCAGTGGATCGTAGCCAGGGAGGCTTGGTTGAGGTTGACATTTCGTGTTTCGGTACTGATTCTCTCCTCAACTACATCGCCGATAG TTCAAGTAACCTGAGAAGGCTCGAACTTACATTAATCTCCCCGATGACAATTGAGGGACTTACAGAAGCAGTAGGGAAGCTTCCATTGCTTGAAGAACTCGAGGTTTTTGAAGCAACAATGTGGGGAGATTATCTGAAAGTTGTAGGCCAGTCTTGTCCTAAACTGAAGATATTGAAGTTAAACTGCTTTAGAAGTGGACTCTGGCCTCCTTTGCACGTGAGTGATGATGATGCTCTAGCTATCGCTGAAACAATGCATGGACTTCTCGACCTCCACCTTTTTGGAAACAGTTTGACAGACGCTGGTTTAAAAGCCATTCTTGATAATTGTCCTGATCTGGAACATCTTGATCTCGGTCGTTGTTTCAATGTTCACTTTTCCGGAGATCTGGAGAAGCGTTGTTCTGAGAGGATCAAAGTGTTGATACGGCCTAACGATGGCGTTATCGATATTGATCTATCTATATTCGAGGACAAGGACCCCGACATGCTAGATATTGATTATTACCAGGATCAAAGTGTTGATACGGCCTAA
- the LOC108826559 gene encoding putative F-box/LRR-repeat protein 23, with protein MMNLRQIDHQTKMASSSLTTLVMKEDGGYGNWADLPSELTSSVLSRLNTVDILENAQKVCTSWRRLCKDPALWRKIDMRNFVVLLKIDIMNREVMCRNAVDRSLGGLLEIDIWNFGTDKLLNYIADRSSNLRILRLAMCDESVTDDGFTKALVKLPLLEELEVSYSELSAESLRVVGHSCPNLTTLKLNQRLELEHWFVNDRDALAIALTMPRLRHLQLVGNKLSNAGLTAILHLCPDLVHLDLRCCYNVQLFGDLETRCLERIKVLRRPYDSTHDFPYFIDFGSSSEDD; from the exons ATGATGAACTTGAGACAGATTGATCATCAGACAAAAATGGCCTCTTCCTCTTTGACGACTCTGGTGATGAAAGAAGACGGAGGATATGGAAACTGGGCGGATCTTCCGTCTGAATTAACGTCATCGGTCCTGAGCAGGCTCAACACCGTTGACATTTTGGAAAACGCACAGAAGGTGTGTACTTCATGGCGTCGCCTCTGTAAAGACCCTGCCCTCTGGCGCAAGATTGACATGCGTAACTTTGTAGTTTTGCTTAAGATAGACATTATGAACCGCGAGGTCATGTGCCGTAACGCAGTCGATCGTAGCCTGGGAGGCTTGCTTGAGATTGACATTTGGAATTTCGGTACTGATAAGCTACTCAACTACATCGCCGACAG GTCAAGTAACCTGAGAATCCTTAGACTTGCTATGTGCGATGAATCAGTAACTGACGATGGATTTACCAAAGCACTTGTGAAGCTTCCATTGCTTGAAGAACTCGAGGTCTCATACTCTGAACTGTCCGCAGAGTCTCTGAGAGTTGTAGGTCACTCTTGTCCTAATCTGACGACGCTGAAGCTAAATCAGCGCCTGGAATTGGAGCATTGGTTCGTGAATGATCGTGATGCTCTAGCAATAGCTTTAACAATGCCTAGACTTCGACACCTCCAGCTTGTTGGAAATAAATTATCAAACGCAGGTTTAACCGCCATTCTTCATCTTTGTCCTGATTTGGTACATCTTGATTTACGCTGCTGTTACAATGTTCAACTTTTCGGAGATCTGGAGACGCGATGTTTGGAGAGGATCAAAGTTTTGAGACGACCTTATGACTCGACTCATGATTTTCCCTACTTTATCGACTTTGGTTCATCATCTGAAGATGATTAA